The window tttgtacatgtcgaagttgtggctggccaaacaattgtaaaagctgaggccaaatggacagaggatgatctcaagaagcttcaaaatcacgcttcggctattaatatgcttcactgtgcgctcgatgctgcagaatataataaaatctcaggttgtgagtcggcgcaagagatctggaagaagctggaggtcacctacgaaggaaccaataaagtaaaggagtccaaggtgaaccagcagatgagactgtacgagcttttcgagatgaacaatgatgagggcatttctgacatgaatgcaagatttaccaacatcataaatgagctcaagagacttgggaagatcttcactgaggaagaacaagtcaaaaagatactcaggagtcttcctaaagactggcaagcaaagaagactgctgttgaggaagctcaggacttaaccacctacaaatatgacgaactcatccgctcgttgctgacccatgagatatcaatgaaaaacttcgaggtgaaggaaaagtctgaagacaagaagcagaaatctcttgtcatgaaagctgactccactgaagggagctcaacagatgatgaggagatggctatgttcacaaggaagatgaaaaggctattcaggaaaaatgacaaatattctaagaagccttatagaaagtttgataagtataaagctgactccaacgacagcaaatacaagaaagacaactcaaagactattacatgctttgaatgtcatcaaactggccacataaagtcaagctgccccatgctgaggaaagataagaagaacggcaaaaaggcaatggtggctacatggagcgacagtgatgagtcttcatcaataGAAGCAGaggccactgagtcagcgaagatatgcttcatggctgacgaacttgctgagtcgTGCGTTTCTGAGCATACTGACCCCTCCGATGCATCTgaagatgaggagcaatcaaatgaggtaataccactttcccagctcagaaacgaaatgggtaatgccctgagtgatctttatacacttatcaaaaagtgtaataagaaaattagagcactcagcaggcgctgtgacgaggttgaagaggtcaagctgagtgacctcagataccttcttcaggacaactcaacgttgcatgataacatgaaaatcatacatgagtctgtctctgaagtccaatcagtttcaaagaaactgagaaaggacgtcacaactatccaaaaccaattaaaggttccaaataaaagaaacagtcctctgagaactcagtaccaaggtactcagcagagatggaatccccagcggaatgttcagtgtgacttctgtgggaagaaaggtcacaccacgaaggtgtgctggcatgctcagcactagggtgctgatcagccagtgagacaacctaaacagaaggtcagctgtgacttctatggaaagaatggccatactgtccatgtatgtcgctataaaataaaatatgatgctttacctgttgcacctaacaagcaaggatccaaaaagaattgggtacctaaaagtaactagttacaatgcaggtaagcctgagatgtgttgagaagtcaaagatgtggtatattgacagtgcatgctcaaggcatatgaccggtgatgaaactcagttcatcatgtttgagcgtaaacgaggaggaagtgtaagttttggagacaacaaaaagggtaagatagtaggatcagtaactatcggaggtaaccctactattgagtcagtctccctagtcagcggactcaaatataacttactcagcgtagctcagctctatgacaatgggagaaaagttatatttgatgctactggatgtaaaatatacgagggtaaaacaaatgagttaattttaactgcccctcgcatagataatgtctttatgctagacttagagaaaaagttttcaaaaactgtatgcttagtatcaaaggaagaaaattcctggctatggcacaggagacttggtcatgtaagcatggacctcctggccaaattagcaagaaagcaattggttgagggactgcctgaacttaaatttgaaaaagatcaattatgccacgcttgccaagctggaaaacaaaccaaacaatcttttcacagcaaaaacattgtctcaactaagcgtccgttagagctactacacttggatctcttcggtccagtccagccgctgagtctgggtggaagaagattttccttggtcactatagatgacttctctcggtacacttgggtcatcttgctgagtagcaatgatgagacctttgagacattttcaaatttggttagaaaaattgaaaatgataaagacctaaaattggctcatatccgaagtgataatggtggagaattcaaaaaccaaaagtttgttgaattctgtgaagccagcggcattgaccataatttttctgctcctagaacacctcaacaaaatggggttgtagaaaggaagaacagaactctggttgaaatagccaggacaatgctggatgagcataggcttccaaagtatttttagggagaggctgttaacacagcgtgctatactcttaatagggctctagttagacctatactcaagaaaaccccctatgaactttggaaaggacgaaagcccaatattggatactttcgtgcctttggctgtaaatgttttattttaaataccaaagatagcttagcaaagtttgattcaaaagctgatgaggctatctttctaggctactcaacaaacagcaaagcatacagagtttttaataaacgaactcaagttttagaagagtcagtacatgttgagttcgacgaaactaaccctgcaggtagataccagccactgaccgaggatgatccacactcagtaaccgctgaccaagaaccagctgctgagtcattcactaaaaggctgaccaagagtaagagtgaacctaagattactttcactgacccatctacttctgcagagattgttgaaacacagacagcacaagacataaatctacctaaagagataaggattccaagagggcactcagagagtgcaatccttgattctacTGGGAATatcctgatgacaaggaatcaactcaggaagtacctcagcaatgtagccttcgtctcagtacaagaacctaagaacttcgctgatggtgaggaagatgaattctggatgagcgcaatgcaagaagaacttgaccaattcagaagaaacgatgtatgggagctagtgccacatccaaggagtcagaagaccattggaacaagatgggtcttccgcaacaaaatggatgagcaaggaaatgtagtcaggaacaaagcaaggcttgtagctcagggctacagtcagcaagaaggtattgactacggtgagacctttgccccagtggcaaggctagaagctattaggatcttatgtgcatatgcatcttacatgaactttaaattattccaaatggatgttaaaagtgcatttcttaatggagttataaacgaggaagtttatgttaatcaacctctagggtttgaggatccaaaattcccaaaccacgtttataaactcaaaaaggctctgtacggcctcaagcaagcaccacgtgcttggtatgagaggctgaccagtttcctgctgactagaaattatgtcaagggcaaagctgatacaaccttattcattaagagaaagggtaaagataccctgctggctcaaatttatgttgatgatataatatttggtgcaactaacgaatcaatgtgcaaggaatttagcaaacaaatgcagactgagtttgaaatgtcgatgatgggagaactcaacttcttcctcggacttcaaataaaacaaggaaagaatggcatcttcatcagtcaagctaaatatgccaaggagatattaaagaaatatgacttggaaaattgcaagccaatatccactcctatgggcactgacactgtcctctgcgctgacgagaatggtaagtcagtagacagtaaattatatcgaggtatgataggctctctactttacttaacagccagtagaccggacattcagttctcagtatgctactgtgctagatatcaatctaaccctaaggaatctcattacatagctgtaaaaagaatccttagatacttgcaaagctcagtgaacgcagctttatggtatcccaacacacatagctttacactcgttggatacactgacgctgactatggtcgaggcaagctagaacggaaaagcacctctggaggatgtcatttcttaggaagctgtcttgtatcttggttcagcaagaagcaggcgtcagtagccttgtctaccactgaagctgagtacattgttgttggtcactgtgttgctcaagtcctatggattaagcaacagcttgaagactatggtgtacAAACAAAGACAATCGAGGTCAAAtacgacaacaaaagtgcaattgatctatcaaagaacccaattcaacacagcagaatgaagcatgtcagcataaggcatcacttcattagagaccatgtactcaaaggtgagataaagctgacctacgtcccaacggatgagcagcttgcggatatcttcacaaagccactggctcgtgaacagttcagcatactgagagaagccattggtatgtttaatcctcttcagtaaatacTTGTTCTATAATGtgaatttatgctgagtgagttactatgctgaatgatttatgcaaatgcatgctgagtgattgttatgctgagcacttaacacaaaatacacatcaatactgagtcaatatgcacaccgagtagtaatcttaaACTGAGATATCATTCTTtcatactactgaccactcagaattctaaacgcttagtattctaaacgttgAGTGTTAGATCTGTTGCACTTAATGcttaagcacgcgaatagccacctaggatgacgtatacgccgaatgtgtcataaaagccaggatttttgtcggttgacaatcccaaggcaaaacagacacatggattcgttaagatccacacttcaccactataaataatgggtaaatccccattgttatcttCTTTACGTCTACCGAATTTTAAGGCAaagagctttctctctaaaaaaattctcaaagcttcccaaacgcATTCTTCAATTATGACAAAAGTTACATTCAACatttccggtgccggccaccctaAGCCCAGCTCCTATGAAAcctccaggcaaacctctgtgcccgaatctaccaaggtcactactccgagcaaaggaaaaactggccaaacctcctctggtaagggaaagcctgacaaagtcaggacctattcaaaggtcttcgaaaacgtccgagaatggaaggttgagccctcaagatgggtatctgaagcATTCGTACAatccgaacaacccttctgtgagtggatttcacagaatggatggactgagcTGTTTTCAATTAGGGAtcccacctatcctgaccttgtaaaggagttttaccacaaccttcgcATTGccgatgataaccaggactacttgGTAACcgtggtgaaaaagaaaaccatcttcatcaaccctctctacctagggaatctgctcaagttaaaaactgagggagcaaggctaaggagatctggagatcaggatggtactgggtacgaggtcaacttctgtaaacctgaaggccactcaggagaagtatccagttcctccatgggtcagcaccagaagatggctcattatctgcTGAGTTATTTTATCTATCCTAAGattaactgcaccacctcagtaacaaacttcgagcaatgcttcatctggcatatgctgacgtacaagccgatcaacatgccagtattcctcattgctggcttcctaaggagtaccggaactctaaggctaggatcactcatcaccaggatcctcattgatcatcagatAGACCTAACTGGTGAAGTAAAAGCtaaaggatctgagatcacagcagcttcactgagagcgttgaagttcggtcagcctctgaagaaaggaaaagctgcttctactggacaagctgaggaaacagttgTTCCGCAGAAAGGgaaaagaactaaggcccccgcTTCTCgtaaaaggaaagctgttgagactcctTCACATGATACTGAGTCTCCAGCTAAGAGGCAAAAGTCAGCTGGTACTAAGGGACaagagagacctaagtcagctgataaacgaagcaggcaagatgagcctgaaactgatgCTGAtgtgcaacctcagaagaagcacaagtcttctacactgactcccctcgatgctatccctactgacattgttgtgcctggtgactctcactacacacagtgtttaGGAACTGTGTCtgaggaacaagaagaagaggtgcatctggacgaccagtttattgcacaagttgaagaagaactagatggtgatagttcagaagatgacgaagaagaagaggccagcggtcaggatgacgctgaggataatgaggagacaaccagtgaggttaaagctgagcaagccaatactgtgttggctgctggagaagaacaagaacttgaccaacacaatgttgatcaagtccaagagcaagctgaccagctaaATATTGagcaagaagaaacttctccatctcactcaggcGAATCTATTCTGGCTGACAATCCTCCTCGCAAAAGAAGATTGGTTAAAGCAAGTGAAAAGACAGTCAGTGAGCCTCCTGTacaaccaccaactcttcctgacttcgtTATTCAAAAGCCAACCCAGGACCCTTCTGCAGTTAagctaaaatttttcaaacgacaACAACCTCCTACTGCATCGGCATCCatcgaaaagcaagcctctgtttcttcccaacaggaacatgccgacttaagtgcttccgccacctcaacaagtcaggttgaggTGATTGCTGTCAATACTGtccatccaagcattgtgctgactccaaaTGTATCTGCCCCTGTCAGCACCGACAGTATTCGAATTTCTACTTCTCCACTCAACAATTCTGTCGATCAATCAACCCTACCAGaatctcaagtgcagattggaacaacactaccagtcactgaccacgtcatTCCTCTAACTCCTCTTCCCGTCGATCATACTGATGCAACTGGACAACTGAATGAAGGTTCTTTAAGCTACATGAATGTCACTGAGTCTGGCAAACGCATCATCGACTCAGTACAAAccttgatcaaagaccttcaacaatcgTCTTCTCCTGCTGCTGAGTCTCCTAATGTAAagactactcagctttcccaagtaactcagcttctgaacgaagttaagggatttaaGGACTTGCTAAGTATCATCATCTCCTATcaaacacagcaagctaagcaggattccattgcaaagctggctgagatccagctgacaactgttcAACACTTACACGCTctacaacaacaagttcagacCTTGTTAGCTGTGAACACACACTACGCTACCTCTGATGAAGTCAatatgctctttgctcagcttcacaccgagcaaatcaaaaccaacgagcaaatggcttcttattctcagtgctcagtggagaaaattggtgaagctgttcgattgctgaatctgaacaagcaagagatggatactgacgctatgaaaCAGAATGAAATACTGTCCATCACCAGAAaaaccttcaatcacattcGTCGCAACaatgttcagcgtcaatactatgacacctacttactcaaaacattccatcaagtcattgctggcctgaccgatgcacttacaTGGATAGGCAAAGCTGAAGCCTTCACTgttagcatgatcagcgctgctgagcttAAAATACCCACCGAAGTTTCAGACAGTGGTGtggctatttttgatggtgtcaatgaaagcgtcGAAcgacttaaagcgctgtccacCGAACTGACCAGAgtcgtcttaaccgacgcctttaggattcctcctcccgatgctgacaaaacgggggagaaagcacaagcgagaacacagcatgagtctagtcagtccaaacagaagaaaaagaaatagacataggctagctcagtataggctaagtatgtaTGTAGTCTCTATGCCTGTCTCAAATTTTTGTCTTgtttgtaaacactgactacctaCATTAAATATCATACTTGCATCTTATGTTCAAactctgagttatgaattatttttatacgatgctgtgtattatgtcattatgtatcttcaattgaatcagcCTTGTTTAAATGCTTATAAAATTCATTGATTGaaccaaatgctgataacatgtttgacattgacttatatatagtcttataaaactcattgaacaacaaattactctgcgccctctgaatgataaaaccttccgcttaaacactgagtaaaagagaatATGTTCcgtgagctgacctatatctgaaaactgaccttagacttactcgattaaacctttaaatgtttagagtaaaactaagtcagtagctcaacccttacgggggagttttgctaagttatattaggtcaactatcatgggggagctcaatactgagttcctcgctgaatagttttaccaacatcaaaatgggggagtttgttgaaacacctttccacataattttaatttgacaaaattgtttaagtataattaaaaacatattctaaacacactaagtttaaatgctttgatttattctactaatgtgtttgttcaatgttgagttaaattgtttataagacataaggattaaaaggcccaagcctaatACAACAATCAAAGCTcaagtcaaacagttcaatacaactcggcccgcgtttatcaaaacgatgtcgctgtgtaccaaaacgcaactcagcaagagaaggatctagaagaccttcagggaacaacttcggaacgaagctgctgagttggttcgacaaagcgtacaagacagcagctagcttaggaaaacttccagacaaagtatttctactttgggtaaagttcagacgacacagtatgctgtccagttgactttaccataaaaggagagacattttgccgagctgaccaaaagctgaccaaggacagaagatacacaaatctgattggccgagagctctgagcaagtcaggatgacaacgacaggaagtcgtttccctccaacggttatttcgaaattcgaaatgaccgatgcctcaagacgtctctataaatagtgccatcagaagcttcattcacacagaacttgatcaagccattacgctgaccaaatttctacacaagttctgcaagcaaaaagcaaagcaaatcttacactacatttcatatttttgtgtaaaagtctagagtgattattcaatcatctaaggtgtcttagcaatcattgtttaggacaaacacttatcatttctagagattagaaaggagatgctgagtactcggttatagtactcagcgagagattaggattgagtagaggtatagaggaaggtactcttgttatactcagttgctaagattgtaaaaggtttgaggctctacctttaaagagctcagtagaggatttgaaatctcggaacgtgttccggggacaggacgtaggcttagaagaagccgaacctggataaatctgctgagtaacgtatttcttaccttaaactccttatatatattgcttgcttaaataaccaaaaactgaccaagtaaagaggtcaagctgagttgtgcgcatcgaacatctgagctcaggaatagactttaagtgctatctcctgactcaagtcaagaaactgacctagtcaccagttgactaagccagtatcttactgattactcagcgccgctgttaaaaccttttctcttgagaaaagaaatctgccctaatctttaaaaagtttaaatagttcctaaccccccctgtaACTATATTTGTAACATTATAAGAGACCAACATTCTATTCATTTGGGAAATAATACAAAGTTGGGTTTTCTAACTCTCAACTTTTCTTCGAATATAATATTACATTGCAAACTTCAAATAGAACATTACATTATAATTTTGAATTGCCACTTCAATTCACATTGGAATTGTTCTTTCTCTATTTGTATCATTCCCTATCTTTAATTTCTTCCTCTCTCAATGCTAAATACAAAattcagaagaagaaaaaaattgtattacaaaaccttttttcttcttcgtttTCATAATTAAACCGAATGTAACAATAGAATCAAAGGTGAGCAAACATTCAACACCTTGTTCTGCCTTCCTTCAAACAAATTTGTCAGCCATTTTTGCCACTGATGAATATGTACCTACGCAAGCAGTCATCACTCCCACACTGATGGTGAAAGTGCAAGCTCCAATCTGataattataaaagaaaataaacaatttaaccaaaGTTTTAAAATAACCATTAATTTTATGCTAATATTGAAAATTAAGTGAAGGAGTTTTACTTGCAACTTGCTTAATCTTTCACGGTGTATGCTGAGATAACATGCACATGGGAAGATAATTGCCTgccatatatatacataaacaactatgattatagaattttaattatatttaagcTAAGGATTATTTCTGAAATAGACAACTTACCACAAGCATTGCTAATGAAGATCCAGCAAATGCCATGAAAAAACCTACATAAGTCATTTTTTCAGTTTAATTAGGAGGATATAAACAAATATATTACTTAGAAATCAATTTGATAAAGGTTGAAAAAATATCATACCGAAGAATGGAAATGTAAGGGCTACAATTAAAGTTGAAATTACTAAAACTGTTCTAATGATAAACAATAAACTGTATGATCCAAGCCGACATGAAGGCACAAGTTCTTCTAAACTTAATGCCACAGGTGTTATTGTCAATGCATACTTTGTCATtggactcacaacctgagaatCAGAGTATAATATATATCTTAAGTTTTGTACTAGAAAAATATCaaaagttctaaaaaaaagagaaagattgTAGAAGATCATACCGATGTCCAGAGTGCAATCTCGGATGCACGAAGTTCTGTAGGCATGTTTAATGTGTATTGAGATTTGATCGCGTCACCAAACATAAGAAAGCCGCATACTGCTACACCAGTGTAAATCAACCAACAAAAAGTGAAGCTGCAGCAAATatggaaaattttgaaaacaaaataaCTTGTGCAAGAATATCAAAGTTGCAAGAGGATCAAATTGTAGGAATCTCTATCTCATAATTCGAGCCCGTTTGGTTCTCCTTTTCATACCTAATAATCATAACTGTTGCAAAGTTTGATGGATGTTTCATGGAGCAGTAAATGTTTGGAAAAACAGCATGGCCTGAATAGCTATAACCATAGATACCAATTGCAAAAGGCAATCCTGAAAAGTTTATTGGTATTCCATATTGGTGAAATCCTACTTTATCCACCACTCCTACCCATAATAAGCATATTGCTACCAAAATAGATGCACCAACTCCCCCAACTGCAAATTAAAACTTCGACATCAGCAACTCGTTAATCAGTATTTCAAAAAACTATAGGAAGACGATGATCGAACCTGAAAGGTACGACAACAAACTAAGGTCTCGAAGCCATACAGTCGGAAGAACAATTGTTGTTACCATAATAGCAAAGATTTGATGAGCATCAAGATTTATTCCACCCAAACTCATGAATGTGTTTGGAAACAATGATGTTAAGTTATCACTCATCATAATTATGTACTCCACACAAGCTGCCTACAAGCCAAATCTTCAGATCACAATAAACAAGTAAAGAATTTAGAAAGGACTAAAATCATTTCAACTTACATATAACTCCAAGTAGAGTAATATCTGCATATATCATCAAAACCCAAATTTTTGTAAGCAGTTAAATTTGAATGAAAATAGACTTGTTTTAAAACAAATTGTTAACTATCTCACAGATATTGTAAGGCGGCCACCGGTTCCAAAAGCAGCTTGTCCTATATCAGGGTAAGTTCGGAGTTCGTCTGAGCTTTCTAAGCACTTCTGTAATAAAATCCCTGTATAGCAGGAAAGGATGCCAAAGAGTAGTAAGATAAAGAGGCTTAACCATCCTCCCTCTTTAATTGCATATGGAGTTGTAAGGAGTCCTATGCCACACAGAACATTTATTCCTACACATTGAGCAACCATATACAAAAGCATATTAAACACACATTTCAAGTTCCATCATTAAACTTTCGCaagaatagtttttattatattcGTGACATTCTTACCATTAAGTACTGCTTGAGTAATTGAACTTTCGCTATCCTGAGGTGGCGGTTGAAGGAAGGACGATATCCGAAATCGAGAAGATGTAGTAGATAATTTCAATGGTAATGTTGAGGTTGGAACTTCCTCTTTGTCTAAACTTTCTTGAGAAAGAAGAGATTTACTTAGGGAATTAGAGTTTTCTGAGCTACGACGTCTCTTGCACATTGAAGTTAAGCCTGCTACGATAGTAAAAGGGATTGAAGGAGGTGTCACACTCAGCAAATCTATTGAGTTCCTGCATATAACATTCATAAAGAAAATGTTTATCTTTATCCTAGTAGTGAAAAGGCAATATATATCAGCATATGTTCAAGTTCTTATAAGCAATTTACTTTGCATTTTGTTAAGAAATTTAGTATCTCATCGCTAATGCGAGATAGTAACACACTCTAATCAACATTAAGATTGAATCAATGTCGAAAATGTAATGATAATCAATCATGAATTTGTTAGGATCTCGTATAAATTAAACTGGTAACTAggtgatgtgtataaataaaacagagtaataatataaaattagaacaataaaataaagtaataagGAGAGACACAAATTTGACTTGGAAACCCTTTTGTAAGAGAAAAACCATGGGGCATCGAAAAATAACTccactaataataataatgggaaTACATAATAAGACTCTCTCAAGCTCACCCAAACTTGAGGTATACAATAATTTAGGAGACAGTTGGAACCCTCAAATTTGAACCTTACACCTAAACAATGTAATATTTCCCAAATCACTCTCAACTCTCTCACTAATTTTCTCTCAACTCTCTCTTTTgcaaccaacaaaaaaaaaaggaacagACTCTGCAAATAAAGAGGATCAAACTCTTTTTTTTCTGGAATGAATAAACCACATTATAATAGTTGGTATTTATAGCCTTTCAAAGGCCAAAAATGGCAACAACTCCCAACTATATTTCGGTGCAATAATGGCAGCTTCCTATTTTTTCTTTGCCATTGTCAAACCTTTTAATTTGTCTGAACCCTACtgaatttcatttattttccaTCAAAATCATAATAATGTAATCTAATGTAATGAGAACCAATGTTGAATTTGT is drawn from Euphorbia lathyris chromosome 9, ddEupLath1.1, whole genome shotgun sequence and contains these coding sequences:
- the LOC136205359 gene encoding amino acid transporter AVT1D-like isoform X1, with amino-acid sequence MKGDEDFGRDRWDELQTDDEENQAERTCEHDSETDSDNSISSPHRTYSNEDNHTTWPQSYRNSIDLLSVTPPSIPFTIVAGLTSMCKRRRSSENSNSLSKSLLSQESLDKEEVPTSTLPLKLSTTSSRFRISSFLQPPPQDSESSITQAVLNGINVLCGIGLLTTPYAIKEGGWLSLFILLLFGILSCYTGILLQKCLESSDELRTYPDIGQAAFGTGGRLTISILLYLELYAACVEYIIMMSDNLTSLFPNTFMSLGGINLDAHQIFAIMVTTIVLPTVWLRDLSLLSYLSVGGVGASILVAICLLWVGVVDKVGFHQYGIPINFSGLPFAIGIYGYSYSGHAVFPNIYCSMKHPSNFATVMIISFTFCWLIYTGVAVCGFLMFGDAIKSQYTLNMPTELRASEIALWTSVVSPMTKYALTITPVALSLEELVPSCRLGSYSLLFIIRTVLVISTLIVALTFPFFGFFMAFAGSSLAMLVAIIFPCACYLSIHRERLSKLQIGACTFTISVGVMTACVGTYSSVAKMADKFV
- the LOC136205359 gene encoding amino acid transporter AVT1D-like isoform X3, which gives rise to MCKRRRSSENSNSLSKSLLSQESLDKEEVPTSTLPLKLSTTSSRFRISSFLQPPPQDSESSITQAVLNGINVLCGIGLLTTPYAIKEGGWLSLFILLLFGILSCYTGILLQKCLESSDELRTYPDIGQAAFGTGGRLTISILLYLELYAACVEYIIMMSDNLTSLFPNTFMSLGGINLDAHQIFAIMVTTIVLPTVWLRDLSLLSYLSVGGVGASILVAICLLWVGVVDKVGFHQYGIPINFSGLPFAIGIYGYSYSGHAVFPNIYCSMKHPSNFATVMIISFTFCWLIYTGVAVCGFLMFGDAIKSQYTLNMPTELRASEIALWTSVVSPMTKYALTITPVALSLEELVPSCRLGSYSLLFIIRTVLVISTLIVALTFPFFGFFMAFAGSSLAMLVAIIFPCACYLSIHRERLSKLQIGACTFTISVGVMTACVGTYSSVAKMADKFV
- the LOC136205359 gene encoding amino acid transporter AVT1D-like isoform X2; the protein is MKGDEDFGRDRWDELQTDDEENQAERTCEHDSETDSDNSISSPHRTYSNEDNHTTWPQSYRNSIDLLSVTPPSIPFTIVAGLTSMCKRRRSSENSNSLSKSLLSQESLDKEEVPTSTLPLKLSTTSSRFRISSFLQPPPQDSESSITQAVLNGINVLCGIGLLTTPYAIKEGGWLSLFILLLFGILSCYTGILLQKCLESSDELRTYPDIGQAAFGTGGRLTISILLYLELYAACVEYIIMMSDNLTSLFPNTFMSLGGINLDAHQIFAIMVTTIVLPTVWLRDLSLLSYLSVGGVGASILVAICLLWVGVVDKVGFHQYGIPINFSGLPFAIGIYGYSYSGHAVFPNIYCSMKHPSNFATVMIISFTFCWLIYTGVAVCGFLMFGDAIKSQYTLNMPTELRASEIALWTSVVSPMTKYALTITPVALSLEELVPSCRLGSYSLLFIIRTVLVISTLIVALTFPFFGFVMAFAGSSLAMLVAIIFPCACYLSIHRERLSKLQIGACTFTISVGVMTACVGTYSSVAKMADKFV